Sequence from the Erythrobacter insulae genome:
TCCGAATTTTTCGGGCGTGCGACCCTGATCACGGCTTCTGTCAGAGCCTGCGATCTGGTGGCCAAAGCCGTGCGCGATCTGAGCCAGCGGGAGCATGCCCGACCCACCGATGCCGCAAAAGAAAAAGGGCCGTCCATCAAGGTCCGGCCGGTCGTTCCAGTTATCCATAGGACACGGATATTGGCTTGCGCGGGCACTGACAAGCGAACTAGGTGTAAAGAATGACGAAAATTGCCATTTGTGCCCCTGCCACGCCGATAACCCGCGAACACGCGGACGCCTTGCGCGAGATGGTGGCCGCAGAATTTCCGCAGACGCAGGTCACATTTCATGACCAATGCTTTGTTCGCGAAGGGCATTTCGCGGGAAGTGATCTTACGCGGCTAACCGCGCTGCTCGAGTGCGCCAATGATCCGGCGTTTGACGCGGTTTGGTTCGCTAAAGGCGGGTATGGCTCCAATCGCATCGCCGAAGCCGCCATGGCCCGAATGAACGCTGCTGCGCGTGCGAAAACTTATGTCGGGTTTTCCGATTGCGGGTATTTGCTGGCGGCGTTGTACCGCGCTGGTATCGGGCAGTGCGCGCATGGGTCGATGCCAGTCAGCGCGCGCTCCGCCAATGGTCGCAAGGCTGTGCGCCGGGTTTTGCAATGGCTTAACGGTGACAATACCGGACTGGAGCCGAGCTTGGATGGGGCGACACCGGCAGTCGCGTTTAACCTGATCACACTCGCCATGCTTTCCAACACGCCGATGATGCCGGACCTTTCCGGGCATGTTGTTATGGTCGAGGAAGTCAGCGAGCATCTCTACGCGATTGATCGGCTGTTCTTCCATCTGTCGGGCAGCTTGCCGCGCATCGCCGGGCTTCGGCTTGGTTCGGTAACCGACATTCCGGAAAATTATGTAGAGTTCGGCCAGAGCGAGGAAGATATTGCGCGTTTCTGGTGCGAGCGCGCAGGTGTTCCGTATCTGGGCCGAGCTGAAATCGGTCACACATCTGCCAACAGGGTCGTGCCGTTCGGGCTTGCCAGTCCGCCGGCAGCTTCGTAACCGCCGGGCCTGACAAGGAGTAATTTCATGCGTGCATTCGTGTTTCCCGGACAGGGCAGCCAGAAAGTGGGAATGGGTAGCGAGCTGGCATCAGCCAGCAGCGCGGCCCGTGAAGTGTTTGAAGAGGTCGACGAAGCTCTTGGGCAAAAACTGTCGGAGATTATGCGCGACGGACCTGAGGATCAGCTTACCCTTACCGAAAATGCCCAGCCAGCGATCATGGCCAATGCTATCGCGACACTACGCGTCATGGAAATCGAATTCGGCGTAAAACTGGCGGATCATGGCGCTTGCGTGGCGGGGCATTCTTTGGGCGAATATACGGCGCTATGCGCTGTCGGGGCTTTTGATCTGCCGACGACAGCGCGGCTGCTGAAACTGCGCGGTCAGGCGATGCAAGCAGCGGTTCCTGTGGGCGAGGGCGCAATGGCGGCTTTGCTGGGGGCGGATATCGAAAAAGCCGCCGCCCTGGCCGCTGCGGCTGCCGAAGGGGACGTTTGCGAGATCGCCAATGACAATGACCCGACTCAGGTCGTGATATCCGGCCATAGGAGCGCGATTGAGCGCGCCATCGCTTTGGTCAAAGACCACGGCATCAAGCGCGGGATATTGCTACCGGTATCGGCTCCGTTTCACTGTTCGATGATGCAGCCTGCGGCGGACCGTATGGCTGAGGCCTTGGCGGAAACATCGCCGGGTGATTTGGCATTACCGCTTTTTGCCAATGTCACCGCGAGCAAGGTGAGTGACCCTGAAGAAGAACGCGCTTTGCTGGTCGAACAGGTGACTGGCCGTGTGCGTTGGCGTGAAAGTGTGCTGTCCATGCGTGCTGATGGAGTGGACAGCTTTATCGAGCTTGGCGGGAAAGTGCTTGGCCCGATGATTGGCCGCATTGATAAAGAAGCTGCAGCGTCCAGCCTGATCACGATGGAAGACATCGAAAGTTTTGCCAAGGATGCCGGTTAATGCATTGGATTAAAACACTTTCGCTTGCTGGAGCGGCATTGTCCCTGCCGACTGTTGGCCACGCTCAGACTGCCGATTTGATCGCCTGTATGGAGGGTGGATATTCCGAGGCTGATCAGGCCACGATTGATAGATATGTCAGCGAGTTTTCAATTAACGATGACAGTCTGGCTCAGGCTTTGGGCATGGCGCTTGGCACTCGTTTAGAAGAGTGTGCCGGCCCGGATGCGGAGGAGGAAACCGTTATCCTTCTCGCCCAGCATCGTTTTGCATTGTTGTCGGAAAAGGGGATTGAAGCCTCGCGCCCTGATGTGGTCGAAGTGGTTCGCCGGATCGATACGCTTTTGAGCAATGAAGATCGCGCGCGCTTTATGAAGCTGTTTTCAATAATGGTGTTTGGCGACCCCGAGACCGGCAAACAGAGCGGGCTGAATGAGGAAGACGTCGATTGGTTCAGCAATGTGATCATCGACGAGCCGGTGAACGGCTCGATCGAGCAATCCGAATATATCGGTGCCTATCTTGCTGCGCGCGTTTTGCGAGAAACAGCTTTAGAACAATTGGCACCAGAATAAGAGCGGCAATTCCGAAATTACCCCAAGTCGCTTAGCTTAGTTCGCTTACAAGAAATATCAGAGTCCAGGAGACACCCATGTTTTCACTTTCAGGAATGAACGCTTTGGTCACCGGCGCAAGCGGCGGTATCGGATCGGCGATTGCAATCGCGCTGGCCAAACAGGGCGCGCGCGTCGCTTTGTCGGGTTCCAACGGTTCAAAGCTGCGCGGATTTCGCGAGCAACTGATCGAGGAAAATGGCGGCGATCATGTAGAGATCACCTGCAATCTTTCCGACAGTACGCAAGTTGAAGAATTGATCCCGGCCGCGCTCGATACGATGGGCAGTGTGGACATTCTGGTCAACAATGCCGGGATTACGCGCGATAACCTTGCGATGCGGATGAAAGACGATGAATGGGACGAGGTAATCCGCATCAATCTTGAGGCGACCTTCCGGTTGATGCGCGCCAGTGCCCGGCCGATGATGAAGGCCCGCTTTGGCCGGATCATCAACATTACCAGCGTTGTCGGCGCGACGGGTAACCCGGGGCAGATGAACTACATCGCGGCCAAGGCAGGCGTTACCGGCATGACCAAAAGCTTTGCACAGGAGGTCGCATCGCGCGGGATCACCGCCAACTGCGTCGCACCCGGTTTCATCCGCACAGCCATGACGGCTGCCTTGGATGAAAAGCAAACCGCGGCAATCAACGCCAAAATACCGGCCGGCAAAATGGGCGAGGGCGACGATATCGGAGCCGCCGTAGCCTATCTTGCAAGCCGTGAAGCCGGTTATGTCACCGGTCAGACGCTGCACGTGAACGGCGGCATGGCGATGATGTCATAGGCGCCCGCTTGCTCGATAAGCGGCTGACAGCCCTCGGACGAGGCCTTATCCCCAGACGAGTCTGCAATTCGTATTCCTCGCGGCTTGCCCGTAACGGCCACCGCGCTAAGGTTTCAGGCAAATTCCAGTGCGACCGGGGCGATTCCGTCCCATGTTCGCCATAACGAGGGCACCGGCCCCCACAGAGCGATAGGTAAGCGATGAAGGCTACGATCGAACGCGCGACGCTCCTGCGTTGTCTCTCCCACGTACAATCGGTGGTTGAACGCCGAAACACCATTCCGATCCTGTCGAACGTGCTGATCGATGCCAGTGATGGCGGCAGTGTTAAAGTGATGGCAACCGACCTTGATCTGCAAGTCGTCGAAACGATGGCCGCAGCGTCGGTAGAAAAAGCCGGGGCCATTACGGTCTCCGCGCACCTTTTGTTCGATATTGCCCGCAAATTGCCCGAAGGCAGCCAGGTCAGTCTGGAAACGGCCGATAACCGGATGGAGGTTAAGGCCGGACGCAGCCGTTTCAAACTCCCGACACTGCCGCGTGATGATTTCCCGGTTATTGTCGAAGGCGATCTTCCGACCTCGTTTGAATTGCCCGCGCGCGTTCTGGCAGAGATGGTCGATCGCACCCGCTTCGCCATTTCGACCGAGGAAACCCGGTATTACCTCAACGGCATTTTCCTGCACGTGACCGATGATGATGAGCCGGTGTTGAAGGCGGCTGCGACAGATGGTCACCGGCTTGCCCGTTTCACACTTGACCGACCTGAAGGCGCCGAAGGCATGCCGGATGTGATCGTGCCGCGCAAAGCGGTGGCCGAGCTGCGCAAACTCCTCGAAGAGGCGTTGGACGGGAATGTTCAGGTCGATCTGTCCGCCAGCAAGATCCGCTTTACCCTTGGCGGCGAAGGCGGCGTTGTTCTTACCAGCAAGCTGATTGATGGCACTTTCCCGGATTACAGCCGTGTTATTCCCACAGGAAATGACAAGCTTTTGAAAGTTGATCCGAAACTGTTCTTCCAGGGTGTTGACCGTGTTGCGACGATCGCAACGGAGAAAACCCGCGCCGTGAAGATGGGGCTTGAGACGGATAAGGTCACACTTTCTGTAACATCTCCCGATAACGGAACGGCAACCGAAGAATTGGCTGCGGAATTCAAGTCGGAAGGATTCGAAATCGGCTTTAACGCCAACTATCTGAAAGATATCCTCGATCAGATCGACAGCGACACTGTTGAATTGCATCTCGCCGATGCAGGCGCGCCGACGATGATCCGTCAGGACGAAAACAGCCCCGCGCTGTATGTCCTCATGCCGATGCGGGTCTAATCCCGCCCGGCATATCGGCGTGACAGCGCAGGTCCGCATTTTTGGTACGGTCATTTCGACTTACACCCGCATTGTTCAGATTGCGTGTGAAGAAGCCGGCGTAAGCCACGAAACTATTGCGACTGCTGCGCAATCACCGCAGAACAGGCACCCCTTCGGCAAGGTGCCGGTTGTCGAGATTGATGGCCTTGAGCTGGTCGAAAGCGTTGCGATCGCCAATTACATTGACAATGCGCATAATGGCGGCGCGCTTCAGCCGGCAGATCACGCTGCGCGGGCGCTCAGTGAAAAATGGGTCGCGATTGCCAACAATTACATGTTCCCGTTGTTTGAAAGTGGCCTTGTGATGCCATGGATCATGCACAAAGTCGCAGGCTTCCCGCTTGAACGGGAAAAGATTGACCGGGCACTGCCCAATATCAGCCTCGCTCTCGGGTTCGTTGAAGGTGAAATGCAGCGGGACGGTGCGTGGGCCGCAAACGGTTTCACCATGGCTGACGTGTTTCTCTATCCTGTTCTGCGCGGATTGCAGCTCACACCGCAAGGCGAGGTAGGCATTGCCCAATGCGACAAGATCAGCAGCTGGATGGAAGCGTGCGAAAAGCGTCCCTCCGTCATAGCAACACGGTGGGAAAGCGAGCCGTGATGGGGTAGGGTCTTCTTCAAAGAGGAGAAAGCCCGTGACCATTCAACAAGTCCACGTCAAAAAAGACGAACTCACCCATGCCGATATCGTCCATGTTGAATTAACCGACCTCGCCGAAGGCGCTGTCCGACTTGAGATCGAGAGCTTCTCGGTCACGGCAAACAATATCACCTACGCGGTTGTTGGCGATGGTTTCGGGTACTGGAATTTCTTCCCCGCCCCTGCCGGTTTTGGCATCGTACCGATGTGGGGCCATGCAAAAGTGATCGAGAGCAAACACGAGGAATTCACCCCTGGCGAGCGCGTCTATGGGTATCTTCCGATGGCGACCCATCTGGACGTGCAACCGGGCAAGGTTTCCGCTTCCGGTTTCACAGATATGACCGAATATCGTCAACCGATGAGCCCGATCTACAATCAGTATTCACGGCTTGCGGCGGATCCGGAACATGACGCAGCCCGTGAAGCGGAGCGGATGATTTTTGGACCGCTTTTCAAAACGGGTTTCCTGATCGAGTATTTCATGCGGCAGGAAGACTGGTTCGGGGCTAAGCAGGTGATCCTGACCAGTGCGTCTTCGAAAACAGCGATGGGCCTTGCCAGTGTTGCCCAGCAGAATTCGCCGGGTATCAAACGCATTGGTTTGACTTCCGCGGGCAATATCGAATTCGTCGAAGGCACCGGGCTTTATGACAAAGTGATGTCGTATGAAGAGGTTGGCATGTTGCCAATCGCCGAAAGTGTCACCGTCGATTTCGCTGGTAACGCCGCTTTGCTCGCTAATTTGCACGAGCATTTCTCGGATACGCTCAAATATTCATGCCTCGTTGGCGCGACCCATATCGAAGAGCGCGGCAGCGGCCGGATGACCGATGATCGCGGGCTCCCCGGTCCCAAACCGACATTATTCTTTGCGCCGGATCATGCCGTGTCATTCTTTAAAGAGCATGGTCCGGTTGAAGGTGGTAAACTGGTCGCGAAGGCGTGGCACGGTTTTCTCGGCGCAACAGACGGAACAGTCGAGATCGTCAAACATTCGGGCCTTGATGCCGCGAAGTCGGTCTATCTCGAAATGATTGCTGGCAAGGTTGATCCAGCGAAGGGTATCGTCATCGAGCCGTGAGTGGTTGGCGGCGGAGTTTCACTCCGCCGCTTCGGCCATTTCGACACGTTGAGGCCCGCGGATCAGCCCGCCCGGCGTCTCACCGGTCCATTTGCCGCCGCGAAATGTGACGGCCCCGTTCTTGATTGTGCAGACGTAGCCATCGGCTTTCTGCAGCAACCGTTTTCCGCCCGCTGGGAGATCAAATGCCAGCCATGGGCGGCCAAGTTTGATCGCGTCCATATCAATCACGTTGATATCGGCAAGATAACCCGGTGCGATGATGCCGCGATCCTCCAGACCATAAAGCACGGCGGTGTCGCGGCATTGCCGTTTGATCGCGTTTTCAAGTGTAATCCGATTCCCCCGTTTGCGAGACTTGACCCAGTGTTCCAGCATGAATGTGGGCGAGGCTGCATCGCAAATCGTGCCGCAATGTGCGCCGCCATCTGATAGCGAATTCACCGTGTCATCGGCATGTTGCAACGGATGCAGGAAGTCGAGATTGCCCTCGGCATAGTTCAGAATGGGAAGGTAGATAAAGCCGGTCCCCTCTTCGCGGCACAGCATGTCATAGGCGTATTCCTGAGGATCAACGCCGGCGGCCTGAGCGCGGGCATTCACGCTTGCGGTTTCGTCCGGCTCATAATCGAAATCGGGGTCCATTTCATATTGCAGGGCCCAACCCTGTGTGATCACCATGACGACACCTATGATGTCCATGGGCGCCTCTGAGTAATCATTGGCCTCTGACAAAAGCTGTTTTTTAAATGCGGGATCGAGCAATTTGGCTTTCTGTTCCGGCCAGGGCAGGTCTTTAATGCCCTGCCAGCTTGGGCGGAATGTGAACGGGTTTACGGTTCCCTGCCACGCCATGATGATCCCGTTGCCGCGCAAGGCAATCTGAGCCACGATGTGCGCGCCATTGTCGTTTTCAGCCCGCATCGTCTCGATCTGCTCTTTCAGCGGCATTTCCTTTGCGATGGATTCAAGCGCGGCAAAGGTGACAGGAATGCCGGCCTCTCGAGACAATTTGCCCATCCATTCAAACTCGTTCCAGTCGCGCTGAAGGTCGCTAGCCATTTCGAATACCGCGTGCCCGCCTGCGTCTTTTGCGCGGCCCATTGCTTTGCCGATAGCGACAAGCTCTTCGGGTGTGGCGGTGGTTCCCGGCACCAGCTCTCCATCGACCGATTTGTGGAGCACTGTACGCGATGTAGAAAAGCCCAAAGCGCCGGCGCGCACGCCCTCTTCGACGATATCTGACATTGCGGCGATATCTTCAGGAGTGGGGACGGCACCGGGCTGTTCCCGGTCGCCCAATACATACGCTCTTACCGCGCCGTGCGGTACGTGCGTCCCGATATCGACTGTACGGGGAAGTTTCTCAAGCGAATCGAGATATTCCGGGAAAGTCTCCCAATCCCAGGTAATCCCTTCTGCCAGAGCCGTGCCAGGAATGTCTTCCACACCCTCCATGAGGCTGATCAGCCATTCGTGGCGATCCGGCTTTGCAGGGGCAAAACCAACACCGCAATTGCCCATGACAACGGTGGTTACCCCGTGCCAGCTGGAGGGGGCCATTTCCTGATCCCAGGTCGCCTGACCATCGTAATGCGTGTGAATGTCGACAAAGCCGGGCGCGACGATTTTACCGGTCGCGTCGATCTCTTCTGCGGCGTCGCCCAGAATGGTGCCGATTTGCGCAATGAGACCATCTTTGATCGCGATATCTCCGGCGAACCGTTTTGCGCCGGTGCCATCGACGATCGTTCCGCCGCGGATAATAAGGTCAAATGCTGGCATGGTCTCTCTCCCGTTATGCACAGCAGATTGTCCCAATCCTCCGGGCGTGTCCAGAGCGCTTTATCTGCGAAGAGCAGTCCGAGAGCGCGGCTGTTGGTGGATCAAGCGGAGTAGAGTGATCTGAGATCAGCGTTGCGTTTTCGAGCAGTTCGAAGACGATGGCGATCGTCATGCACTGAGGGGATTGATGAGTATTTTGAGAGGTTTGAGCGGTGTGCTCGCCTTTTCTAAGGCAGCTACAATGGAGTCTACACGGGCGCCTGCAAATGCGTCTGCAAGGGCGCAAACAGAGCTACAAATGCCCGATGTGACCAAGAAATGACCAATTTCCTGAGCCGCGACGGTTTCGGGGATACGTTGATCGGTAAACGTTGCAGCAATTGATCAAAGGTTGGGTGCTTGGAGCCAAGTTAAACCAGCGGTTCAAGCTGCCTCAGCGGTGTCTTCATCCTCATCGTCATGCTCGGCAGTGGCAAGAAATCCGCGAATAGACTTCACGCATTCCTCTTTGTGGCTAAGCAAAAATAGATGCCCGCCGCCTTTCATGACGACCAATTCATTGTTGGGGATCAGCATGGATAGGAATTTGCCATTGGCGAGGGGGACAATCGCATCTTCATCGCCCATCATGATAAGGGTCGGTTTCTGCAATAGGAATGGCAGGGCTGGCGCGCTTGTCCAGCCGAGCATACATATCAATTGATACATGTATCCGCGCGGCGAGGGCGGCTTTAACAGCGACATATGCCCTTTTTTGCCGCTGGTTTTGCCTAAACCTTCGCCATAGAGGGTCTCGAAATTCTTGATCATGTAGTCAGCGTCAACATACCGGCGCGGATTGGCCATTTTGGTAAGCGCTTTGGGACTGCCAGGCATCATCAACATACCGGCACTTGTAGCGATCAAAACCAGACGCCGAGTGCGATTGGCGTGTTGCATGGCGAAATGTTGCGCGATGCCTCCGCCCCAGCTGATGCCCATCACATCAACTTGATCAATCCCCAGTTTATCGAGCAGTTTTGAGGCAGTCCAGCTGATCGTGAAGGGGTTGTAAGGGACAACTGGATCAGGCGATTCGCCGACACCGGGCATATCGAACATGATGAAACCGCGCTCGGTCAAAGTCTGCGCCAGCGGTGCCACAGCCTCGATATTCGCGCCGATGCCATTAAAGAACAATACAGGCGGATGATCGCTCTGTTCGTCGAGCCGCCACGTAGCAATCCGTAGCGTCCGTCCGCCAATTTCTTCCATGCGGACGTCAGCGTCCTTCAATACATCAGACACTTAATTTCCGTCCTTTCTGAACGTCACGGCTGAACCGGGACGTGGGTGGGAGGCACCCTCGTTGATCCCTAACGGGGGTGCCTCCCATAAGCTTTAGTAAAATACGTCGCTAAAGCGCTTATCAGACTTCTTCAATAACATAGAGTCCGGGCGCTGGATCTGATGGTTTATGCTTGGCACTGCCGAGCTTCGCCGGGGCCGCTTTCTTCGCGCCTGAGCGTTCTTGAATCCATTCCATCCAATACGGCCACCAGCTACCGGCAACCTCTTCGGTTCCTTGCAACCATTCATCTGCGGTTGCAGGCAGTTTGCCCTTCTTTTTCTGAACAAAGTATTTGGCTTTGGGATTGCCGGGAGGGTTCAAGATAGCCTGCATATGTCCAGACTGGCTGAGCACATAGGTGACATTTTTCGCACCAAAAAGCTGGGTCGATCGATAGGTCGCTTTCCACGGAGTGATATGATCGGTCACGCCGCCCAAAATGAACATGTCTGATGTCACCTTCGACAGATCGACTTTATGATCTGCCATTTCCACTTCGCCATGTTTCGTGAAAGCCAATGTCTCGAATAACGTCAAGAAATCGCCCATAAGGCTGGCCGAAAGATTGGTGGCATCTGCATTCCAGTACAGAACATCAAAAGCCGGCGGGTCCATACCCAACAGATAATTGTTGATGACGTAGTTCCAGATCAGATCATTCGGGCGCAGCCACGCAAAGCCGCGCGCCAGATCGTCTGCCTTGATTATGCCAGCTTTTGCCGCGCGTTGGCGAGCAAGCTGGGTGCCGTTTTCGCTGACCAGAGACGCTGCCTCAATGTCAGTCTGTTTCGGGTGCAAAACGCAGACCATCAATGTCAGCGTGCCCAGAATGTCATTGCCTGTCGCCGCCAGCTTTGATGCCAGGACAGAAGCAGTCTGACCGCCCGAGCATCCGGCCGAAACATTCACCTTTTTCGAACCGGTGATGTCCGACACGATTGCCAATGCCTCTTCGCACGAAGCGATATAATCGGCCATGTCCCAATGGCCCTGATCCTTCGATGGGTTGCGCCATGAGATAACGAAAGTCTGCAATCCGTTATCGACCTGCCATTTGATGATGGATTTTTCCGGCGAGAGATCATTGATGTACATCTTGTTGATCTGCGGCGGGATTGTCATTTGCGGGATTGCATAAACTTCGTCGGTCGTCGGCGTATACTGCACAAGCTCATACATCTCTGTGCGATGCACAACCGCACCTTTGGATGTCGCAATGTTTTCGCCGATTTTAAACGGTCGTTTATCGACCTGACTGACCATGCCTTTGTTGTGGACCAGATCATTATAGGCGTTTTGAAGACCCTTGATCAAAGACAGTCCGCCTGAATTGATGATCTGCTTTTGCGCAATCGGATTGCCAACCAGCGTGTTGGTCGGGGCCAGACCGTCAAGGATAATGTTGGCGATGAAATTGGCGCGGTTGCGTTCCAGATCATCCAGCTCAAGCTCGTCCAGCCAGCTGCGCATTCCTTTTTGCACGGCCAGATAATACTGCGCACCGGCCCGGAAAAACGGGTTGAACTGCCACGCAGGATCCTGAAACCGTTTGTCTTTTGGGTGAGGGGCAAGCTCGCTTTTGCCGGTCAGGATCTTGACCATATCCTCGCTGAAAGATCGCGCATGGCGAAACGCGCGGTTGGGGTTAGACGCAGTCTCACGCAGAAGCAATGCCACAGCGCTGACAAAGTCCTCGCGAGCGACCCCAATCAGTGGGCCGAGCGCGCTCGTGGATTGAGCTGCTTCATTTTCAAGCTTGATTGTGTCGTCTGACATAGGAGCCCTCTCTTACTGCTGCCGTTGCGTTTCGGCGTTTTGTTTTTTCAGGTTTTACATGCCTGTTACCGGTATAAGTATCAAGCGGGGGGCACGGTTCCCGTTCACCGTTTTGGTTAGGGTTAACTCGTCTTAGCCATTCCTAAACCAATCTGCGCGTAATGCACCGTGGCAGATATTACACGATTTAGAGAGGCTCTTCATGGGCGGTTTTTTTTCAAAATTTGCTGGTGCGCAGCAAAAAAAGGCAGATTCCGCAGAAGGCGGCGTTGCTCCGCTTGCGCCGATTGCGTCCGATGATGCAGTTCGGCGCGCAGGCTTGTTGGATGCCTTAGAGAAATCCGAATTGGGCTGGTTCTGGGCCAGCGACGGTGCCGGGCGATTGGTTTACCTTTCCGCACCCGCAGCAGAGCGACTATCGGGAAACCCCGATGAACTGATCGGTATGAAGCTCAGCGATTTGTTCGTTGATGACGAAGGCACCGGTGAATCGTCGACACAGCGACCACTGAAGTTTCAGTTTGCGGCCCGCAATTCGCTTCGTCCGACCATTGTTAAAATCGAGCAAGGCGGAAAAACAGTCTGGTGGGAAATTTCCGGGGCGCCAAAGCAGGATACAGAAAACGAATTTAGCGGTTATCACGGTATTGCCCGCGATGTTACGTCAACCATCGCGAGTCAAAGAGACGCTGAAAAACTCTCGCGATATGACTCGCTGACCGGCCTGGCTAACCGGCATCGGATCAATCACAAACTGACCGCAACACTTAGCGCATTCAGGGTCGCAAAACGATCCTGTGCGACGATGCTGCTTGATCTTGACCGTTTCAAACAGGTCAATGATACGATGGGCCATCCTGCCGGTGATGAGTTGTTGAAGCAGGTTTCGCAAAGACTAACGCGGATTGTCGGCGATCAAGGGGAAATTGGCCGTTTGGGCGGCGATGAATTCCAGATCCTGCTCCCCGATATTGAGGACCGCGCCATTCTAGGGGACCTGTCTGACCGCATCATTCAGATGCTGTCGCAGCCCTATTCTATCAACGGTATGCGGGCGATCATCGGGTGTTCTGTCGGCGTTGCCGTGGCCCCCTTTGATGGGATCGAAAGCGAAGAGTTGATCAAGGCAGCCGACCTTGCATTGTACGCCGCTAAAGGCGGCGGGCGTGGGCAATTCCGGTTCTATTCGAGTGACCTGCGTGATCAGGCGAGCCATCGTCATCAGATTGAAGAAGATCTGAGGGATGCGCTCGTCAAAGAAGAATTGGAAATGCATTTCCAGCCGATTGTCAGCGCTGACGAACACAAGGTTGTTTGTGTCGAAGCCCTGATGCGTTGGAATCATGGTGAGCGCGGCATGATCTCGCCGGCTGACTTTATTCCAGTTGCCGAAGAGGTCGGCATTATTCGCGAATTGGGCGAATGGGCGATCAACGATGTTTGCGCACAAGTCGCCAGTTGGCCGACGGATGTCTGCGCAGCGATTAACGTTTCGGCGGTTCAATTCGCATCCGATAACTTCATTGAGATCGTGAATAGAGCGTTGAAAAATTCGGGCGTCGAGCCGTCGCGCATCGAGTTCGAGATTACCGAAAGCGTCTTTGTCGGCGATATTGATCGCGCGCTCAGGATGTTCCGCGAGCTGAAAGAAATCGGTGTGCGTCTGGCGCTGGATGATTTTGGCACTGGCTATTCTTCACTTAGCTACCTGCGCGATGCGCCTTTTGACAAAATGAAGATTGACCAGAGCTTCGTTCGTGGCTGCACCGAGGAAGGCAACAATAACGGAGCGATTGTCTCTGCGGTCGTGAGCCTGGCAAAAGCGCTCAATATGGAAACTGTGGCCGAAGGTGTAGAGACGCAAGACGAACTGGAAGCGGTGGTTACGTATGGTGCAGGGCGGATTCAGGGCGCTCTGTTTGCAAGAGCGATGCCTGGATCAGAAATACGTGAGCGGCTCGAGAATGGAGAACTGATTTTTGAACCGCGCGGACCTGAAAAATATCGGTCTGATCGCCGTACAGAATTTCGGAAAATCGGGCTGATCCATGAAGACAGCCGGTACAATGTGTTCTTGCGCAACCTGTCAAAAACAGGCGCCAAGATCGAAGGCTTGCTCGAAGTGCCAATTGGCACAGACGTTGTTCTCGATCTGGGCGGTGGTCAGCTAGCGGTTGCGAGCGTGCGCCGCTCGCAGGGTTTCAGCCAGGGTGTTGAATTTGAAACTGCGCTGGTTTCCGATGGCGCGGACGGCCTCTGTACCCGCCACAGAGTCTCACCTTATCAGATCGAAGCTGCAGGCCGCCCGCTTGGAGCGCTTAACGATTCTGCGGTTGCAGCGCTGACAGGGGCGCTGAACATGAGCAAAAAAGCCTTTGTAGAAGTCGACATCAGCGCACAGCCAGACGGAAAAAAATAGCACAATAGCCGGTTTTGCCAACGCG
This genomic interval carries:
- a CDS encoding N-acyl-D-amino-acid deacylase family protein yields the protein MPAFDLIIRGGTIVDGTGAKRFAGDIAIKDGLIAQIGTILGDAAEEIDATGKIVAPGFVDIHTHYDGQATWDQEMAPSSWHGVTTVVMGNCGVGFAPAKPDRHEWLISLMEGVEDIPGTALAEGITWDWETFPEYLDSLEKLPRTVDIGTHVPHGAVRAYVLGDREQPGAVPTPEDIAAMSDIVEEGVRAGALGFSTSRTVLHKSVDGELVPGTTATPEELVAIGKAMGRAKDAGGHAVFEMASDLQRDWNEFEWMGKLSREAGIPVTFAALESIAKEMPLKEQIETMRAENDNGAHIVAQIALRGNGIIMAWQGTVNPFTFRPSWQGIKDLPWPEQKAKLLDPAFKKQLLSEANDYSEAPMDIIGVVMVITQGWALQYEMDPDFDYEPDETASVNARAQAAGVDPQEYAYDMLCREEGTGFIYLPILNYAEGNLDFLHPLQHADDTVNSLSDGGAHCGTICDAASPTFMLEHWVKSRKRGNRITLENAIKRQCRDTAVLYGLEDRGIIAPGYLADINVIDMDAIKLGRPWLAFDLPAGGKRLLQKADGYVCTIKNGAVTFRGGKWTGETPGGLIRGPQRVEMAEAAE
- a CDS encoding alpha/beta fold hydrolase, with the protein product MSDVLKDADVRMEEIGGRTLRIATWRLDEQSDHPPVLFFNGIGANIEAVAPLAQTLTERGFIMFDMPGVGESPDPVVPYNPFTISWTASKLLDKLGIDQVDVMGISWGGGIAQHFAMQHANRTRRLVLIATSAGMLMMPGSPKALTKMANPRRYVDADYMIKNFETLYGEGLGKTSGKKGHMSLLKPPSPRGYMYQLICMLGWTSAPALPFLLQKPTLIMMGDEDAIVPLANGKFLSMLIPNNELVVMKGGGHLFLLSHKEECVKSIRGFLATAEHDDEDEDTAEAA
- a CDS encoding alpha/beta fold hydrolase encodes the protein MSDDTIKLENEAAQSTSALGPLIGVAREDFVSAVALLLRETASNPNRAFRHARSFSEDMVKILTGKSELAPHPKDKRFQDPAWQFNPFFRAGAQYYLAVQKGMRSWLDELELDDLERNRANFIANIILDGLAPTNTLVGNPIAQKQIINSGGLSLIKGLQNAYNDLVHNKGMVSQVDKRPFKIGENIATSKGAVVHRTEMYELVQYTPTTDEVYAIPQMTIPPQINKMYINDLSPEKSIIKWQVDNGLQTFVISWRNPSKDQGHWDMADYIASCEEALAIVSDITGSKKVNVSAGCSGGQTASVLASKLAATGNDILGTLTLMVCVLHPKQTDIEAASLVSENGTQLARQRAAKAGIIKADDLARGFAWLRPNDLIWNYVINNYLLGMDPPAFDVLYWNADATNLSASLMGDFLTLFETLAFTKHGEVEMADHKVDLSKVTSDMFILGGVTDHITPWKATYRSTQLFGAKNVTYVLSQSGHMQAILNPPGNPKAKYFVQKKKGKLPATADEWLQGTEEVAGSWWPYWMEWIQERSGAKKAAPAKLGSAKHKPSDPAPGLYVIEEV